The genomic segment aaaactcaaaggatggaaaaaaatatatcaagcaaacaataagcaaaaaagaagaggagtagcaatattaacttctgacaaaatagactttagacttaaatccaccacaaaggataaagaaggacactataaaatgataaaagggacaatggatcaggaagacataaccatattaaatatttatgcacccaatgacagggctgcaagatacataaatcaaattttaacagaattgaaaagtgagatagacacctccacatttatagtaggagacttcaacacaccactttcggagaaggacaggacatccagtaagaagctcaatagagacacggaagacctacttacaacaatcaacgaacttgacctcattgacttatacagaactctccacccaactgctgcaaaatatacttttttttctagcgcacatggaacattctctagaatagaccacatattagggcataaaacaaatctttccagaatccaaaacatcgaaatattacaaagcatcttctcagaccacaaggcaatgaagctagaaatcaataacagaaaaactagggaaaagaaatcaaatacttggaaactgaataataccctcctgaaaaaagactgggttatagaagacatcaaggaggaaataaggaaattcttagaaagcaacgagaatgaaaatacttcttatcaaaacctctggaacacagcaaaagcagtgctcagaggccaatttatatcgataaatatacgcatacaaaaagaagaaagagccaaaatcagagaactgtccctacaactggaacaaatagaaactgagcaacaaaagaacccatcaggcaccagaagaaaacaaataataaaaattagagctgaactaaatgaattaaaaaaaaaaagagaacagaaaaacaattgaaagaattaacaaagccaaaagctggttctttgaaaaaattaacaaaattgataaaccattggctagactgactaaagaaaaacatgaaaggaaacaaataacccgaataagaaacgagaaggaccacatcacaacagagccaaaagaaattaaaagaatcatttcagattactacgaaaaattgtactctaacaaatttgaaaacctagaagaaatggataaattcttggaacaatactacctacctaaactagcacattcagaagtagaacaactaaatagacccataacaaaaaaagagattgaaacggtaatcaaaaaacttccaataaaaaaaagtcctggcccagacggcttcactgcagagttctacgaaaccttcagagaagacttaacaccattactattgaaggtatttcaaagcatagaaaaagacggaatactacccaactcattctatgaagctaccatctccctgataccaaaaccaggtaaagacattacaaaaaaagaaaattacagacctatatccctcatgaacattgatgcaaaaatcctcaacaaaattctagccaatagaatccaacaacacatcaaaaaaataattcaccatgatcaagtgggatttataccaggtatgcaaggctggtttaatatcagaaaaaccattaatgtaatccatcacataaataaaacaaaagataaaaaccacatgatcttatcaatagatgcagaaaaggcatttgacaaagttcaacacccatttatgataaaaactcttaccaaaataggaattgaaggaaaattcctcaacataataaagggcatctatgcaaagccaacagccaatatcactctaaatggagagaacctgaaagcatttcccttgagaacgggaaccaaacaaggatgccctttatcaccactcttattcaacatcgtacttcaagtcctagccagggcaattaggctagacaaagaaataaagggtatccagattggtaaggaggaagtaaagctatcactatttgcagatgacatgatcgtatacatggaaaaccctaaggaatcctccagaaaactactgaaactaatagaagagtttggaagagtctcaggctataaaataaacatacaaaaatcacttggattcctctacatcaacaagaagaacaccgaagaggaaataaccaaatcaataccattcacagtagcccccaagaagataaaatacttcggaataaatcttaccaaggatgtaaaagacctatacaaagaaaactataaaactctgctacaagaaattcaaaaggacatacttaagtggaaaaacataccctgctcatggataggaagacttaacatagtaaaaatgtctattctaccaaaagccatctatacatataacgtacttccaatccaaataccaatgtcatattttaaggggatagagaaacaaatcactaatttcatatggaagggaaagaagccccggataagcaaagcattactgaaaaagaagaagaaagtgggaggcctcactctacctgatttcagaacctattatacagctacagtagtcaaaacagcctggtactggtacaacaacagacacatagaccaatggaacagaattgagaacccagatataaatccatccacgtatgagcagctgatatttgacaaaggaccagtgtcagtcaattggggaaatgatagtctttttaacaaatggtgctggcataactggatatccatttgcaaaaaaatgaaacaggacccatacctcacactatgcacaaaaactaactccaagtggatcaaagacctaaacataaagaccaagacgataaagatcatggaagaaaaaataggatcaaccctaggagccctaatacagggcataaacagaatacaaaacattaccaaaagtgatgaagagaaaccagataactgggagctcctaaaaatcaaacacctatgctcatctaaagacttcaccaaaagagtaaaaagaccacctacagactgggaaagaatattcagctatgacatctcagaccagcgcctgatctctaaaatctacatgattctgtcaaaactcaaccacaaaaagacaaacaacccaatcaagaagtgggcaaaggatatgaacacacatttcactaaagaagatattcaggcagccaacaggcacatgagaaaatgctcccgatcattagccattagagaaatgcaaattaaaactacgatgagattccatctcacacaaactagactggcattaatccaaaaaacacaaaataataaatgttggagaggctgcggagagattggaactctcatacactgctggtgggattgtaaaatggtacaaccactttggaaatccatctggcgttatcttaaacagttagaaatagaactaccatacaacccagaaatcccactcctcggaatataccctagatatacaagagccttcacacaaacagatatatgcacacccatgtttattgcggctctgtttacaatagcaaaaagctggaagcaaccaagatgtccgtcaacggatgaatgggtaaataaattgtggtatattcacacaatggaatactacgcatcgataaagaacagtgacgaatctctgaaacatttcataacatggaggaatctggaaggcattatgctgagcgaaatgagtcagttgcaaaaggacaaatattgtataagaccactattataagatcttgagaaatagaaaaaacggagaagaacacatacttttgtggttacaaaggggggagggagggagggagggagagggctttttattgatcaatcagtagataagaactgctttgggtgaagggaaagacaacactcaatacaaggaaggtcagcctaattggactggactaaaagcaaagaggtttccaggataaaatgaaagcttcaaaggtcagtggtgcaggggctgaggtctggggaacttggtttgaggggatttctaagtcaatgggtaaaataattctatcgtgaaaacattctgcatcccactttgaattgtggcgcctggggtcctaaatgccaacaagtggccatctaagatacatcagttggtctcaacccacctggagcaaaggcaaaggaagaacaccaaggtcacaggacaactaagaacccaagagacagaaagggccacatgaaccagagacctacattatcctgagaccagaagaactagttggtgcccggccacaatcgatgtctgccctgtcagggagcacaacagacaactcctgagggagcaggagaccaatgggatacagaccccaaattctcatgaaaagaccatacctaatggtatgactgcgactagaggaatcccggaaacaatgctccccagaacttctgatggcacaggacaggaaccatccccgaagacaaatcatcaggcatgaaaaggactggtcagtgggggggggagagagatgctgatgaagagtgagctaattaaatcaggtggacactggagagtgtgttggcaactcttgactggaggggggatgggaagatagagagagagggaagatgacaaaattggcacgaaacgagagactgaaagggctgactcaatagggggagagcaagtgggagaagggagtaagatgtatgtaaacctacatgtgacagactgattggaatggtaaatgttcacttgaagcttaataaaaattaattaaaaataaataaataaaatagaatgcaAGGTAAATGTCTGATAGTAAGGAAACCATTAGCTATATAACACTTTGAATGGGGTATTATTGATCCATTAAAATAGTatctataaaatattgaaaagatgTCAAAATAATGTTGTATAAAAAACCTGAATAAAGAACTTTACATATAATATGATCTCAGGGTTTTGTAAAAAtatgaacaggaaaaaaaaggagaaattaagacaatAATAATATTAGTGGTAAAATTGCTaagatttattgagtgtttactatgtACAAAGCACATTACAGGTTTTATTTATGATTACCCCAGAATTATAAAGTAGTTATTCTGTTATCACCTTCATATTACTGATCAAGGAACTGAGGCATAGCGAGATTAAGCAATGtgaccaaggtcacagagctcatAGGTATGAAGTCAGGGTTTAACCCCAGACAGGTCTATTCAGAGTCTGAGCACCATCACTGAAGCCACAATGAATGACAGTTTTGTAAAGACTTTTAAAAAGTTGGCTGACTGTATAATCTGGTTTATGCTTGTTGTCCTGACATCATTATTAATCAAGTACCCCCTTTCAAGTCCAAGGAGTTCTTagttggtacaaatggttaatatgctcggctgctaaattaAAGTTTGGagtttcaagtctacccagaggtgcctcagaagaaaagcctggtgatctacctccaaaaaatcagccactgaataccctatggagcacagttctcctctgacagacttggggtctctttgagtcataatcgacttgatggtacttGGTTTATGTCCAGAGTGGTGTAGTGACAACTGATACACAGTATGGTCACCCTGCTTTGAGAGTCCCTCCCAGATCACATGATTCtaaaatttagaaaagaatatTGTTACTTGTTTCAATTAGGTCATGAGGTGCAAAGGATAGTGTAGAGAAACGGAATCAGTTGagaacttttctccatttgttttcTCCATCCACCACTCTAgagattaattagctgaaaatggTGCCTCATGTTAAAAGCATCTGCTCTCTCCACACTAGACCCTGAGGAAACATTTAAGAGAGTCTTTAGCTGGAAGCACCTCTTTTGCAACAATAGCCGGTAGAAACCATGGCCGAAAAGCACAGAGCCTAGGGGAAGTGAATATCTGCATCCTGAATGCTCATATGATGATATCCGTATCCTTTAATTTCTGAAAGAACTCTGCGCACGTCTGGGGATCAAGAGCACGGTCGCCATACAAGTCCAGGAGAAGGCAGTACCGCGCAGACTTCACCAAGGCACACCCATCGGGAGCCTGACACCCACTAGAGTATTTGGGTGGGTAAAATACTTGGCTTCCATGCCTGAAACTCTTCccccctcttcttttttcttttctttacatcCATGCTCTCATATGCATTGAACCCAGACACTTCATGCATTCATGCTCAGTACCTCATTTTTTATCTAACaatgccctttctctctcttcgcTACGTCAATGGGATTGTTTGAATTTTTTGCAGAAACCAAGGTATTTCAGCTGAAATAAAAACATCTAACATGGAATTTCAAGGATTAACCAATGGGTGGAGTGAGGAATAGAGGGCATGGAGGTTTTCAATAATTTTCACCAGGACCATGGAGTCCAAATTTTTCACCTCCAGATAATTCCATTTTTCTCTGTCAAAGATTTTTAGTTGGCAAACTACCTTCAGGGTATGATAATCATTATTTATCATTAATACAAGAACTTCTATTTTTGAGAGTTTCCTATGTGACACTCTATATCACATTCTTTACCTGCCATAACTAAATAGGTCACAAAAACCATATGATGTATCATTCTCACTTCACTGATGAAAAACGAGAAACACAGAGAAGTTAATTTGCAAAAAATCACAACACTAATAAATGGTGGAGCCAAATACTGCTCTGCTTCTcgtaattaatttatttttccattctttttcatcagaaaccctggtggcatagtggttaagagctacagctgctaacccaaaagatcggcaggtggaatccaccaggttctccttggaaacccatggggcagttctaccctgttctatgaGTCCTATGAATCCTTATATTCGGATTCAACCAGACAGCAATGCTTTTGGGCTTTATGGTTTTATTCTTATTCATCGGAGATAATTAAAACTGTGCTTAGTCTGAAATAGAGTAACCAGGGGGAGTTGATGTAATTTTACTCCAAAGCAATTTGATGGTGCTATTTTgcatcaaaaggagccctggttaccTAGTGCTTAAAGAGCTCCCTGCAAACCAAAAGGgccatggtttgaacccaccagcccttcaGAGGGAGTGAGATGTAGCAGTCTTATTCCAGAAAGATtgccaccttggaaaccctatgaggcaattctattctgttctatagggtcattatgagtcaaaatcgattggacggcaatgggtattttgCATAAATACACAATTTAATAAATTTTTGAAATATTAACAGCTTTTTATCCTGTGCTGTCACCTTTTCAGACCTGGCAAAGTTAGCCAGGGTTATTTACTGTAACTTGCTTCAATATTTCTCTCTGTTCTGTGTTCAGTGTGAgtagaaagttttttttatttcaaaagattTATTCTCTTCTCTCCCTACAGATCCCAGGATGACTAACGCAATTGCTGTGGGAAGAAATAGTACAACAATTACCCAGTTCATCCTCTtggaattctatgaatttccaaagctcacTGTTGTCCTGTTTTCAATATTCCTAGGGATCTACCTCCTGACAGTGTCTTGGAACTTGGGCCTCATCACCCTCATCAGAATGGATTCCCATctgcacacacccatgtactttttcctcagtaaCCTGTCCTTTCTAGACATCTGCTATGTTTCCACTATATCCCCCAGAATGCTCTCAGACTTCTTCAAGAAGCATAAATTCATCTCCTTTATGGGGTGCACCATACAGTACTTCTTCTTGTCTAGCCTGGGTCTGACTGAGAGCTGTCTTCTAGCATCTATGGCTTATGATCGGTATGCTGCCATttgtaaccctctgctctacacagcCATCATGTCTCCAAAGCTCTGTCTGCAAATGGTGGCAGGATCTTGTATAACTGGATTCTTTGGCTCATTTATTCAACAGTGTGCCTTCCTTCAGCTCCATTTCTGTGGACCAAATATCATTAACCGTTTCTTCTGTGACCTTCCCCAAATGATGATTCTATCTTGCTCTGATACCTTTTTCTTACAAGTTATCAGCTCTATGCTCACAGTGATCTTTGGACTGACTTCTGTGCTGGTTATTGTGATATCCTATGGTTATATAGTTGCTACCATTTGGAAGATCACTTCAGCTGAAGGCAGGTCCAAGGCTTTCAACACCTGTGCTTCTCACCTAACGGTAGTGAACCTCTTCTATGGCTCAATCACCTTTGTCTATTTATGGCCCAGCTCTGATGATTCTCTTAGCCAAAACAAGTTCGCTTCTATTGTATACAGTGTGATAATTCCCATGTTAAATCCATTGATCTATAGTCTCAGAAACAAGGAAATCAAAGATGCCCTGAACAGATGGAAGAAGAGAATTTTTTCCtgacattactttttttttttttacaaggtttGTGTATCTTATTCCATGATAAGTGATACAAAACATGAAAATAGGTTTAAATATATATAGTTTAGTATCACTTCAGGATTGGTGGAAAATATTATTTGAGTCTGGCTAGACTTTCACCTATTCATGAATAGTAATTACTAGCGTTTGATAATGGGGGTCTTAATGCAgaatgtttctttcctttttattttttgaaataaaactttattgtgcttttggtaaATGTTCACACGGCAAATTAGGgtctcatttgacaatttctacagaaattgttcagtgacattagtgacatttttcacaatgtgtcaacattctctttgtgctctagttccatttccagtactctagcttCCCTGCTcccttttcttctcatctttaTTTTAGTCTCTTGACATTATTAATTATggggtgcctttttttttcagGATCCAGGACACAAAATATATACAACACTGTATGAAAAATGAAACTTATTGCCCTGTAGTAGGCTGTGTGTCTACGCATCAGTATctgcttcccctccccaccctagaGCAGGATTATGCTTTTTCATACCTTTGAATCTAGGCTGGAAGTTGTGACTTTTTCTGGCAACAAAACATGAGTGGGCATGACATATGTCACTTCCAGACAGAGGCTCTATACATGTCCTTTCCTACATAGTCTTCTCCCAATGCTCCCATTAGTGGATGACCCAGGGTAAGGATACCCTCGACTGAACCAAGAAATAAAACTTGGTTTTGAATTGGTTACCAAGACAGCATATCTCAGTCTACTGTAATTATTATGGAAATCTGGACAGGTAGTGGTATGttattgttataaaaaaaatgaaaactttagcATTTGTGTCTTTAGAGCTAGGCTGTGGGTGTGAAAGAATCTTACTGCAAGCTGGAAGGGTAGCAATTCATATTTGGCACTATAAAGTATTTGGTACAATTCTTATCTCAGGGTAGAGAGAGGATTTGTTAAGCAAAACATAAAAAGTGCAGACCATGAAGGATTGCTAAATTTAACTTGAATTTATCTAACCAACACCATAACCCAtagctgttgagtggattctaactcagagtgaccctataggacaaagtagaactgcccaatagggtttccaaggctgtaaatattttttttttttttatgcatgacAACCAGACTTTTATTAGAGAATACGTGATTAACCAGGTGATACAGGATGTACCTCTCTTGCTGGAGGCCTTCCGTTAAcctgtttaaaacatactaagtgttcttctCAAGGGCAAGCTGTCCCTCCTTGGTCTACCTATTAACACTCATGGGTCATTTTCTCAGAAGCAGTAGTGTCACGAAACAGTTTTTATGAGAGAAGAACTTctattcaagagttacaatatctaaaccTCTTAGCTAAATAACTTAGGAGACAGGAGAATAGTTTCTTGTGTCTACAAAGTAGGACCTTAAAATATCAGCAGTATTCCCACATAAAATCCGTAGTTCCCTTTTGTTTGTTCAGTCTTATGTAGTTCATTTCTGTTCCCTGTGATTCTGGATTAGTCGCATTCAGCTTCTGTAAAGGAGTTCTGGAAATTTTATTCAGTCTCATCAGAGTCCTTTTCACAAGTCCATCTTTTGTGgagatattttggtcaaatgttttcagcaaatcagcaaagtaaaaacttgtCTGCAGATGACAAGGgttaatatggccatgattaactTATAGAAATAATACTACtatagtgaaagacctgatagaaattaaccACAAGCATAAAGGCTgaataaaatagtttaaaaaaaaaaaaactttagataatAATGTTTCCAAATAGAGCCATTAACTGTATATTTAAAAGGCTTcaaatataatacataataatcttgagacatgaAACCAGGATATACCAACTCAGGATAcaccaagaatataccaagattatccaGTCTTTAAACACCTGAATAGTATTAAAAGAAAACTTTATAGGTGAGTGATGTGAATTCTCAATCAAACCATTGGCTTTGTTAAAGTTGTGACCAAGTTagcaattcagaaaaaaataataaaattatgacataatgtTATGCATTTGCTGTCTAATATtctctgctatttataaggtttcactggctaattcttctcagaagtagattgccaggaccttcttcctagtctgtcttagtctggaagctcagctgaaacctgtcctccatggtgaccctgcaggtatctgaacactggtggcatagcttccaacatcacagcaacacacaagcccccacagtacgactaACTGACAAATTGATATTAGgcaaaacacaagaggaaatactaacatataaatcTTAACCCAAAGATAATCAggcatttttcttgattttgacaCCACCTT from the Loxodonta africana isolate mLoxAfr1 chromosome 7, mLoxAfr1.hap2, whole genome shotgun sequence genome contains:
- the LOC100666042 gene encoding olfactory receptor 5AN6-like — translated: MTNAIAVGRNSTTITQFILLEFYEFPKLTVVLFSIFLGIYLLTVSWNLGLITLIRMDSHLHTPMYFFLSNLSFLDICYVSTISPRMLSDFFKKHKFISFMGCTIQYFFLSSLGLTESCLLASMAYDRYAAICNPLLYTAIMSPKLCLQMVAGSCITGFFGSFIQQCAFLQLHFCGPNIINRFFCDLPQMMILSCSDTFFLQVISSMLTVIFGLTSVLVIVISYGYIVATIWKITSAEGRSKAFNTCASHLTVVNLFYGSITFVYLWPSSDDSLSQNKFASIVYSVIIPMLNPLIYSLRNKEIKDALNRWKKRIFS